Part of the Nitrospira sp. genome, CGACGACCTCCGCTGACCGTGCAACCGTCATCTCCCTCCCGTTTCTTTTCTTGCTTGGCGTAGTCCTCCCACCCCATGTACAGTACGCACATATTCTGATGAACCGGTTCGTCCGTGCGTCATCCCTCGTCGGGGTTCGCCGCGACCGCCCTGAAAAATCACCGTGACGCCAACCACAATCGAAATGATCGGGACCGCTCTGTTCGTCGTCGCGATCCTGCATACCTTTTCCACCGCATTTTTTGAGCACCTGGCCCATACAAGACCGGCGCATGCCGGGCTGTGGCACTTGCTGGGGGAAGTCGAAGTCGTCTTCGGCTTCTGGGCGCTCGTCCTCATCGCCGTCATGTTCGTCACGGATGGGCCGGCGGCCGCCACACAGTACCTCGACTCACGCAACTTCACGGAACCGCTGTTCGTCTTCGCCATCATGGTCATCGCGGGCACGCGCCCGATTCTGCATGCCGCCACGAGCGGAGTGCGGCTGCTCAGCAAGGCCCTCCCGCTGCCGCACAATCTGAGCGCCTATTTCACCATTCTGACACTGGTGCCGTTGCTGGGGTCGTTCATCACCGAACCGGCAGCGATGACCCTGGCCGCCCTGATGCTGCGCGACCGGTTTTTTCAGCACGGCCTGTCGAAACCCTTGAGGTATGCCACCCTGGGAGTGCTGTTCGTGAATGTTTCGATCGGCGGGACACTCACACCGTTTGCCGCGCCTCCGGTCTTAATGGTGGCCGGCACCTGGCACTGGGACTTCCCGTTCATGATGGGAAACTTTGGATGGAAAGCCGCAGTCGTGGTGGTCGTCAA contains:
- a CDS encoding putative Na+/H+ antiporter; the protein is MTPTTIEMIGTALFVVAILHTFSTAFFEHLAHTRPAHAGLWHLLGEVEVVFGFWALVLIAVMFVTDGPAAATQYLDSRNFTEPLFVFAIMVIAGTRPILHAATSGVRLLSKALPLPHNLSAYFTILTLVPLLGSFITEPAAMTLAALMLRDRFFQHGLSKPLRYATLGVLFVNVSIGGTLTPFAAPPVLMVAGTWHWDFPFMMGNFGWKAAVVVVVNALAAALLFRRELCRISAEGRETAHGRVPFTMVVLHLVFLGIVVLFAHHPVMFLGVFLFFLGVAQAYERHQDRLILREGLLVGFFLAGLVVMGGQQQWWLQPVLLSMSNDAVFFGATLLTAFTDNAALTYLGSLVEGLSDGFKYALVAGAVTGGGLTIIANAPNPAGVAMLRGHFEDESINPLGLFLGALPPTILAALGFWCL